The Alkalilimnicola sp. S0819 genome has a segment encoding these proteins:
- the tssG gene encoding type VI secretion system baseplate subunit TssG, with product MAGAQRHADTDLSPPPGEFFQLLRRLQARGRALHGCRPLGEDGPPHREAVQLRVHNSAAFPARAVEHLQGDGQRRTIWVNLLGLTGPGGVLPRHYSTRVVQGLRQRERALADFLDLFNHRLLSLYYRVWARYRLPIVLEGAERPGSDPFSRTLGAVAGVPPGRYSAPRLHYSGHYSQHTRCAAGLERMLNDLLRLPVTVRGYAGRWLPIPAADRLRLGRANHCLGDGLLAGRRSWDLQGTVDIHLGPLSHADYEALLPGSPRHKLMRELIDSYLPAQLQVRLHWRIRDQRHAARGLARRPRLGLNGWLHGRHGHDLVARARLPRSAAPPIATPPEGP from the coding sequence AGCGGCACGCAGACACTGATCTGAGCCCACCTCCGGGGGAATTCTTCCAGTTGCTGCGCCGCCTGCAGGCGCGCGGCCGGGCCCTGCACGGCTGCCGCCCGCTGGGCGAGGACGGCCCGCCGCACCGGGAGGCGGTGCAGCTGCGGGTGCACAACAGCGCCGCCTTCCCCGCCCGCGCCGTGGAGCACCTGCAGGGCGACGGCCAACGCCGCACAATATGGGTCAATCTGCTGGGGCTCACCGGCCCCGGCGGCGTGCTTCCCCGCCACTACAGCACCCGGGTGGTGCAGGGTCTGCGTCAGCGGGAACGGGCCCTGGCGGATTTCCTGGACCTGTTCAACCACCGCCTGCTCAGCCTCTATTACCGCGTCTGGGCGCGGTACCGGCTGCCCATCGTCCTGGAGGGCGCCGAGCGCCCGGGCTCCGACCCCTTCAGCCGCACCCTGGGCGCCGTGGCAGGTGTGCCACCCGGCAGGTACAGCGCCCCACGTCTCCACTACAGCGGGCATTACAGCCAGCACACCCGTTGCGCGGCGGGGCTGGAGCGAATGCTGAACGACCTGCTGCGCCTGCCCGTCACGGTGCGCGGCTACGCCGGCCGCTGGCTACCCATTCCGGCCGCGGACCGACTGCGCCTGGGCCGGGCCAATCACTGCCTGGGAGACGGTCTGCTGGCGGGCCGGCGCAGCTGGGACCTTCAGGGCACGGTGGACATACACCTGGGCCCGCTGAGCCATGCCGACTACGAAGCCCTGCTGCCCGGCAGCCCGCGCCACAAGCTGATGCGCGAGCTGATCGACAGTTACCTGCCCGCCCAGCTGCAGGTACGGCTGCACTGGCGAATCCGCGACCAACGGCACGCGGCACGCGGTCTCGCCCGACGCCCGCGGCTGGGCCTCAACGGCTGGCTGCACGGACGCCATGGCCACGACCTTGTCGCCCGCGCCCGCCTGCCCCGCAGTGCCGCCCCGCCCATCGCCACCCCACCGGAAGGACCCTGA